CGTGATTTACCATCGCAACAGAAATATGTGGTACCGATTTATCAAGCATATAAACGCCTCCTTCTCGAAACTATTATACCAAAAAAAATGGAAGATATCGCAAATAAATGCGTATCTTCCATCCTTATTTATTAGAAATTATTCAACAGGCTCTTCATCTTTACCATGTACAGCTTCTGGTTCTGGCGCTTCCGTAGTCGTTGGTTCTTCTTCAGCACGTGGAGCAGAAACGGTAACAACTGTTTCTTCTTCCTCTGCTTGCACGACATAGTCTTTGTTTTCCGGAAGATCGTTCGTTGTTAAAACATCACCGATTTCTAATGAAGAAATGTCTAATTCAATTGTTTCTGGTAATTTTTCTGGTGTTGCTGAAACTTTTACGTCATGGATAATTTGTTGTAATACGCCGCCAGCCTTAACTCCGGGTGCATCGCCAACTAATACCACGCGAACATCGGTCTCAACTTCTTCATTCATATCAACCGCTAGTAAATCAACGTGTACTAAAACGTCTTTTAACGGATCCACTTGATATTCATGTAATAGAACATTTAATTTCTTGCCGTCTACAGTCACTGAAAATACGGCGTTTCGACCATTGTCACGAACTGCTTTGATTAATTCCAAAGAATCAACGGAAACTGGAACATTCTCTGATTTGTAACCATAAATAATTCCAGGTACTTTTCCTTCACTACGCAATCTCGTTACTTCTGAATGTTGCGTTGTTTCTCTTTTCTGGACCTCTAATGTTGTTGCCATAAAAAATCACTCCACTCATTCAATTTTGGTACATCTATATTATATCTACCCTTTAGAAAAATAGCAAAACAAAGGAATAGCCTTATTTTGATTTGTAAGGTTTATAATTCTCAATAAAAGGTAAACAGAAAATAGCGGTTGAACGCGAATGCAGACGCTTCCAAACTGTACTATAGCGTTTTCACAAAAACATTATAACAACTTTTTTAAATTTAGGACGTTCAACGCTTCACAAATGAAAAATACATGGTATACTGTACTAGTAAATAGATTTTTTATAGGAGGAATTCGAAATGAAAGATCATCAAAAAATTATTTTAGTTGGCGACGGAGCAGTTGGTTCTAGTTACGCATTTGCTTGTGTAAATTTAAGCATCGGACAAGAATTCGGCATTATTGACATAGATAAAGACAGAACTATTGGGGATGCAATGGATTTAAGCCACGCTGTTCCCTTTTCCACACCGAAGAAAATCTACTCAGCGAATTATAGCGACTGCCACGACGCAGACTTAGTTGTCGTAACAGCTGGGACTGCACAAAAACCTGGCGAAACTCGTTTAGACTTAGTAAACCGTAATATCAAAATTATGAAAGGCATCGTGGACGAGGTTATGGCAAGCGGATTTGACGGCATTTTTCTAATCGCGTCTAACCCAGTGGATATCCTAACTTATGCGACTTGGAAATTCTCAGGTCTTCCTAAAGAACGTGTTATCGGTTCTGGAACAAGTCTTGATACAGCTCGTTTCCGTATGTCGATTGCCGATTATTTAAAAGTGGATGCTCGTAACGTCCATGGTTACATTCTTGGCGAACACGGTGATACTGAATTTCCAGCATGGAGCCACACAACTGTCGGCGGCCTTCCAATCACTGAATGGATTAGCGAAGACGAACAAGGCGCAATGGATACTATCTTCGTAAGCGTTCGTGATGCAGCTTATGAAATCATTAATAAAAAAGGCGCTACATTCTACGGCGTTGCGGCAGCTCTCGCTCGTATTACAAAAGCAATTCTAAATAACGAAAATGCGATTTTACCACTTTCCGTTTATTTAGATGGCCATTACGGTATGAACGACATTTATATCGGCGCACCTGCAGTAGTTAACCGTCAAGGCGTTCGCCACATTGTTGAAATGAACTTGACCGATAAAGAAAAAGAACAAATGAAAAATTCAGCAGATACACTTAAAAAAGTTCTAGACGATGCAATGAAACAAGTTGACTAATAGCTCTGAATCTTAAAAGCATGCGACTTAGCATGCTTTTTTGTTATACTTAATTTATTCGAGAGGGGAGCGCCGTATGATTACTTTTGACCAACTTAACACCGAACTTCAAGCATTAGAAAATCCAAATACCGTTAAAATTTTCCGAAATCACGGCTGCCCCGAGACTTTAGAACTTTATGGGCTGAAAATTGGCGATTTAAAGAAAATTATTCGCCGTGAAAAATTGACGAAAAACCACGAACTTGCTGTAGAGCTGATTGAATCGAATAATAGTGACTTAATTTATCTTGGGTTACTTGCGATCGACCCAAAGAAGGTGACCACTGAGCAAATCGAAAAATGGAATGTCGCTTTTCGAGAAACATGGTCACAACTAACTTTCGGACTCGCTTCACTTGTCAGCAAAAGAGAAGATGCACTTATTTTCGCTAAAAAGTGGATTGAAAACGATTATGATTTAACTAAAGCGATGGGCTGGCAGATTTTTAGTGAGCATATTAGTGATTTACCCGAAGCAGAGGAATTACTAAAGCGCGCCAAAGAAACACTGCAAGCGGAATCCAACAGAACGCGATATTCGATGAACAGTTTCATTATCTCTTGCGGCATTTACAACGACGATTTGCATGAAAAAGCGATAGAAGCCGCGGAATCGGTCGGGAAAGTGCATGTAAACTTAGGAAAAACATCTTGCAAAGTTCCTGATGCTATTTTGTATATCGAAAAAGCGCGGAATCTCAAAAATTAGCCGGATATCCTTTGACTAGAAAAAGCTCTAAGGAGTATGATAAAAGAAAACTGGAGGAATGCAATTATGATCGTAACAACCTCACCAAATATTGAAGGCAAACAAATTATTGAGTATAAAAAAATCGTTTTCGGCGAAGTCATCACTGGCGTTAATTTTATGAAAGATATTGGAGCGGGACTGAGAAATTTCTTCGGGGGTCGTTCGCAAGGTTATGAGGACGAGCTTATTAACGCTCGCGAGGAAGCGATTCGCGAAATGGAACAACGCGCGAAAGATATTGGCGCAAATGCCGTTATTGGTGTTGATATTGATTATGAAGTACTCGGAGCGGATAACGGGATGCTGATGGTTACTGCATCTGGTACAGCCGTTGTTATTGAAGCGCAGGATTATTAAATAAAAAGAAGTATCCGTTTGAGCGGATACTTCTTTTTTGATACAAATTTATTATTTAGTTTCTTTATAGCCTTGAGATTTTAGCAATTTTACAGACGCTTTCATACTAACCCCTTTAGAAGTATCACCACTTGTAGTCATACCTGGAATTCCCTTTATATCTTCTGAAGAAATTTTAGTGTAATCTATCTCTAGTGTTTCAATAGCTTTATCATCTTTATATTCTATTTTCGCTGTTACTCCATCAATGTTTTGAAACCTATCAATTCTTTCTTTAAACATTTTTTCAGCGTCTTCTTTTGAACTAACGCCTAGCGCAGCATAAAGCATTGTATTTTCAGCTGTTTGCTTTGTGACTTTGTTTCCTTTACAAGTGTATACCAATTTAGATTCTACACCATTTTGTGAACGTTCGTACGTTTTTGTGTCTGCCATCACTCCACAAGCTACTAACATTACTGCCACAACCAGTACAAATAAAGCCATTGTTCCCTTTTTAAGCGTATTCATCGTTGTTTCCTCCTCTTTTTGTTTCACAACCGCCTCAGAATAACCTAACTACATTTGAGATACAATGGATTTTTTGTGAACTTTTTATAGCACGCCAATAGTTAAGCTCCGTTGTTATTAACGCACATGGTTATCAAACAAAAAAAGAAGTATCCGACTGAACGAATACTTCTTTCTTATCACAAACTCATTATTTAACTTCTTTATAACCTTGGGATTCTAGCATTTTTGAAGATTCTTTCATGCTAATTCCGCTTTCGATATCGCCACTCGCAGCGAATCCTGGAAGTTTAACTAATTCTTTTGCATCTGCTTTTTCGTAGTCAATTTCTAGTGTTTCGATTACTTTATCATCTTTATACTCAAGGCCTTGTTTTACGCCTTCAACACCTTGAAACTTATCGCTTGTTTCTTTTAACGCTTTTTCAGCTTCTTCTTTGTTTTTAAATCCTAGAGCAGCGTAAGTCATTTCATTTTCTGTTGTTTGTTTAGTAACTTTATCCTTTACATAAGTATAAGTCATTTTTGTAGTAGCTCCATTTTGAGAAAGTTCGTACGTTTTTGTTTCTTCTTTCCCTCCACAAGCTACTAACATTACTGCCATAATCATTACAAATAAAGCCATTGTACCCTTTTTAAGCAATTTCATCGTTATTCCTCCTCTTTTTTGTTTTACAACTGTCTAAGAATAACCTAAACACCTTTGAGATACCATGGATTTTTTGTGAACTTTTCTTTTAGTAAATGGAATTATTTTACGTGCAGCAACATAATTTAGACATATTTTTAACACCAATAAAAAAACAGGATTCCTCTAAGAGAAATCCTGTTTTTAGCTTAAAATTTTATTCGAATAAAGAACTTACAGAAGCATTTTCGTGAACGCGTACAATTGCTTCACCAAGAAGAGCCGCAACAGATAGTTGTTCCATTTTGTCGATCCATTTTTCTTCTGGAAGAGCGATGGAGTTTGTAACAACTAATTTTTCGATTGGCGATTCTTCAATGCGTTTCATAGCTGGACCTGAAAGAACTGGGTGCGAACAACATGCGTAAACTTTTGTCGCGCCAGCTTCACGTAATGCTTTAGCAGCAAGCGTGATTGTTCCAGCTGTATCAATGATATCATCAATAATAATACAAACTTTTCCTTCTACATTACCCACGATGTTCATTACTTCAGCTACGTTTGGACGCGGGCGACGCTTATCAATGATAGCAATCGGCGCTTTCAAACGGTCAGCCATTTTGCGGGCACGAGTAACTCCACCATGGTCAGGGGAAACTACTACTAAATCGTCGCCTAAATGACGTTCGCTGAAATAGTCACTTAGAAGGCGTACTGCGTTCAAGTGATCAATCGGAATATCAAAGAAACCTTGGATTTGCGGTGCGTGCATATCAAGTGTAATCATTCTTGTTGCACCAGCTGTTTCGATTAAGTTTGCAACTAATTTCGCTGTGATCGGTTCACGGCTTCTTGCTTTACGGTCTTGACGTGCGTAACCATAGTAAGGCATAACAATATTAATTGTTGCTGCGGAAGCGCGTTTCAACGCATCAATCATGATCAAAAGTTCCATTAAATTCTGGTTTACAGGATTACTCGTTGATTGAATAACATATACATGACAACCACGGATACTTTCTTCAATGTTAATTTGGATTTCTCCATCACTAAAATGAGTAACGCTTGATTTCCCTAACTCAATACCTACTTCTTTCGCAATCTCTTCAGCTAGTTCACGATTAGAATTTAGCGAGAAAATCTTCAACTTTGGATCAAAATACTCGTTTGACATAATCAGCCTCCACTATTTTTATTAAAATTTTAAAATTCCCAAATGGAAATTATTTACCGTGATTCAAATGTTTCGCATAACCAAGTTTGTTGTCTTGTTTCGCGCGAGCAATGCCTAGCGCGTCATCAGGAACGTCTTTTGTAATAGTTGAGCCAGCAGCTATGAAAGCTCGGTCGCCAACTTTAACTGGTGCAATCAAGTTTGAGTTACAGCCAACAAAGACATCGTCACCAATGATGGTTTTTGCTTTGTTTTTGCCGTCATAATTAACCGCAATACTTCCGCAACCAACATTGACGTTTTTACCAATTTCCGCATCTCCCATGTAAATGAAATGTGGTAATTTAGTTCCTTCACCAACAACTGCTTTTTTCGTTTCGACGTAATTTCCGATTTTCACATGGTCGTGAATGTCAGATTCAGGTCTTAGGTGGGCATATGGGCCAATTTGAACGTCATCGCCAACTTTACTTTCGAAAATCGAGGAAGTTCTGACGTTTACTCGTTCACCGATAACACTGTTTACGATTTCCGAGCCGCTTGTAACCACACAATCATCACCGATTACAGTTTTCCCACGAAGCATAACTCCAGGTTCAATTACTGTATCTTGACCAATTTTTACATCTATATCAATATACGTACTTTCTGGATTAACAAGCGTCACTCCATTACGCATATGATTTTCATTAATTCGACGTTGCATTAATTTGGATGCTTCAGCTAGGGCAATTCGGTCGTTCACTCCAAGTGACTCTTCGAAAGACTCCATTCTGTAGGCTGCAACAACTTCATCCGAATCTTTTAAAATTTTAATAACATCTGGTAAGTAATATTCTCCTTGCACGTTATCGTTAGAAACATTCTCCAACGCCTCAAAAAGAGCTTTATTATCAAAGCAATATGTTCCAGTGTTAATTTCTGAAATACGTTGTTCTTTTTCTGTCGCATCTTTATGTTCTACAATTTTTTCTACAATGCCTAGGTCATCACGAATAATACGACCGTAACCTGTAGGATCTTCAATAACTGTTGTAAGAATGGTTGCTTTTGCGCGTTTTTCATGGTGATATTTCAGCAAAGCTTCCATTGTACTAGCTTCGATTAAAGGTGTGTCACCACAAACAACTAAAGTTACACCATCTTTACCCGCAAGTTCTGCTTTTGCTTGAAGTACCGCATGCGCCGTTCCAAGTTGTTCTTCTTGTTTTACAAACTCGCTTTTACCAGCTAAATGCTCTTGTACTTTCTCAGCTCCGTGACCCACAATCGTAACCACTTTATCAACATTAAGCGTTGAAATTTGATCTACTACATGTTCGACCATTGGTTTTCCACAAACAGGATGCAACACTTTGTAAAGTTTTGATTTCATCCGTGTGCCTTGGCCAGCAGCAAGCACTACAGCATATCGTTTTGACATTATATAGAACCTCCAATATTCACTATTCATCCACTATGAATGATAACGTAAAATTTGCTTTTTTTCAAGAATGCGCCCAAATAAAAAACCTTACCTACATTTTTCAGGTAAAGATTAAATTTAAAGTTTTATTTGTTTGAAAATTCCGAAAGATACAGTGTGATTATTTATTTGCTTACTAAAAGAAGAATTGACACGTATGCTACAAAAATGTTTTCTAAAATGGATCTGTTTTTGCAACATCATTTAAAATTCCCCTCCCTGTTTATAATCTGCTTTTAATTATACCATAGCCAAAATAGAAGACCAAGGCTATTTATGATTTTTTTCATGCTTCTTATACACAAAAAGGGCTAGCACGCAGCTAGCCCTTGAAAATTTTAAATTATTCAGCAGAAACGGATTCAGATTCTTCTTCTGTTACCGCAGTCGCTTCTTCTTCACCAACGCGCTCATATTCAGCTAAAACTACTTCTTGAATTTTTGCACGAGTATCGGAATTAATTGGGTGAGCGATGTCACGGAATTCACCGTCAACACCACGTTTACTTGGCATAGCTACGAATAAGCCGTTATTCCCATCAATAACGCGAATATCATGAACTACAAATTCCTCATCTAAAGTGATTGAAGCAATCGCTCTCATTCTTCCATCAGTTTCCACACGACGTAATCTCACATCTGTTACTTGCATTATTAGTCACTCCTTATCCCATTTGCCTCTTTCAAAAAGAATCTGCTTTTCCCAGCCATAATCTTAGGTAAGTATCCCCCAGCTGTTCTCAACAACGTTCTCTCTAACCGAGGATTTTTTAGTTTTCTTCTACAACACTTTCGTCTGCAGAACTTTCTTCAGTTACTGCTGGTTCGTCCGCTACTTCATAAGCAGCTAAAACGGCTTCTTGAATTTTTGCACGGGTGCCTGAGTTAATTGGATGAG
Above is a window of Listeria swaminathanii DNA encoding:
- a CDS encoding L-lactate dehydrogenase codes for the protein MKDHQKIILVGDGAVGSSYAFACVNLSIGQEFGIIDIDKDRTIGDAMDLSHAVPFSTPKKIYSANYSDCHDADLVVVTAGTAQKPGETRLDLVNRNIKIMKGIVDEVMASGFDGIFLIASNPVDILTYATWKFSGLPKERVIGSGTSLDTARFRMSIADYLKVDARNVHGYILGEHGDTEFPAWSHTTVGGLPITEWISEDEQGAMDTIFVSVRDAAYEIINKKGATFYGVAAALARITKAILNNENAILPLSVYLDGHYGMNDIYIGAPAVVNRQGVRHIVEMNLTDKEKEQMKNSADTLKKVLDDAMKQVD
- a CDS encoding ribose-phosphate diphosphokinase gives rise to the protein MSNEYFDPKLKIFSLNSNRELAEEIAKEVGIELGKSSVTHFSDGEIQINIEESIRGCHVYVIQSTSNPVNQNLMELLIMIDALKRASAATINIVMPYYGYARQDRKARSREPITAKLVANLIETAGATRMITLDMHAPQIQGFFDIPIDHLNAVRLLSDYFSERHLGDDLVVVSPDHGGVTRARKMADRLKAPIAIIDKRRPRPNVAEVMNIVGNVEGKVCIIIDDIIDTAGTITLAAKALREAGATKVYACCSHPVLSGPAMKRIEESPIEKLVVTNSIALPEEKWIDKMEQLSVAALLGEAIVRVHENASVSSLFE
- a CDS encoding YehR family lipoprotein, with product MKLLKKGTMALFVMIMAVMLVACGGKEETKTYELSQNGATTKMTYTYVKDKVTKQTTENEMTYAALGFKNKEEAEKALKETSDKFQGVEGVKQGLEYKDDKVIETLEIDYEKADAKELVKLPGFAASGDIESGISMKESSKMLESQGYKEVK
- the spoVG gene encoding septation regulator SpoVG, whose translation is MQVTDVRLRRVETDGRMRAIASITLDEEFVVHDIRVIDGNNGLFVAMPSKRGVDGEFRDIAHPINSDTRAKIQEVVLAEYERVGEEEATAVTEEESESVSAE
- a CDS encoding YehR family lipoprotein, which translates into the protein MNTLKKGTMALFVLVVAVMLVACGVMADTKTYERSQNGVESKLVYTCKGNKVTKQTAENTMLYAALGVSSKEDAEKMFKERIDRFQNIDGVTAKIEYKDDKAIETLEIDYTKISSEDIKGIPGMTTSGDTSKGVSMKASVKLLKSQGYKETK
- a CDS encoding putative heavy metal-binding protein → MIVTTSPNIEGKQIIEYKKIVFGEVITGVNFMKDIGAGLRNFFGGRSQGYEDELINAREEAIREMEQRAKDIGANAVIGVDIDYEVLGADNGMLMVTASGTAVVIEAQDY
- a CDS encoding 50S ribosomal protein L25/general stress protein Ctc; amino-acid sequence: MATTLEVQKRETTQHSEVTRLRSEGKVPGIIYGYKSENVPVSVDSLELIKAVRDNGRNAVFSVTVDGKKLNVLLHEYQVDPLKDVLVHVDLLAVDMNEEVETDVRVVLVGDAPGVKAGGVLQQIIHDVKVSATPEKLPETIELDISSLEIGDVLTTNDLPENKDYVVQAEEEETVVTVSAPRAEEEPTTTEAPEPEAVHGKDEEPVE
- a CDS encoding DNA alkylation repair protein is translated as MITFDQLNTELQALENPNTVKIFRNHGCPETLELYGLKIGDLKKIIRREKLTKNHELAVELIESNNSDLIYLGLLAIDPKKVTTEQIEKWNVAFRETWSQLTFGLASLVSKREDALIFAKKWIENDYDLTKAMGWQIFSEHISDLPEAEELLKRAKETLQAESNRTRYSMNSFIISCGIYNDDLHEKAIEAAESVGKVHVNLGKTSCKVPDAILYIEKARNLKN
- the glmU gene encoding bifunctional UDP-N-acetylglucosamine diphosphorylase/glucosamine-1-phosphate N-acetyltransferase GlmU yields the protein MSKRYAVVLAAGQGTRMKSKLYKVLHPVCGKPMVEHVVDQISTLNVDKVVTIVGHGAEKVQEHLAGKSEFVKQEEQLGTAHAVLQAKAELAGKDGVTLVVCGDTPLIEASTMEALLKYHHEKRAKATILTTVIEDPTGYGRIIRDDLGIVEKIVEHKDATEKEQRISEINTGTYCFDNKALFEALENVSNDNVQGEYYLPDVIKILKDSDEVVAAYRMESFEESLGVNDRIALAEASKLMQRRINENHMRNGVTLVNPESTYIDIDVKIGQDTVIEPGVMLRGKTVIGDDCVVTSGSEIVNSVIGERVNVRTSSIFESKVGDDVQIGPYAHLRPESDIHDHVKIGNYVETKKAVVGEGTKLPHFIYMGDAEIGKNVNVGCGSIAVNYDGKNKAKTIIGDDVFVGCNSNLIAPVKVGDRAFIAAGSTITKDVPDDALGIARAKQDNKLGYAKHLNHGK